One window of Saprospiraceae bacterium genomic DNA carries:
- a CDS encoding lamin tail domain-containing protein produces MKRIMLVLSLISMLTLANSQIVINEIMFNPPESGTDNLEYIEFYNAGNQAVNLKDYSIKDAVVITFPDTTMAPNAYFIICVNSLKFDSVFGFPALEWTSGGLRNTDEVITLLDANQNPVDSVHYFGSWNTNANGNGASLELCRANIDNNLENYWGASKNAVGVEINGKFLFASPNAVNSVSCADYTINASDFKFDPDTIEIFVGEKVEWLNKGGHHNINGSKSVFTANPESFGNGLPSTALWSYIYKFNQPGIYNYQCDVHASNGMKGTVKVKIKDDLYPSLPIGIISSTDFNGLADSLNRRYSLEGVVYGVNLRPIGLQFTLIDQFNDGIAVFLSSGNLAYTVTEGDLIRIKGLISQFNGLIQMIPDSITKLSVGNSLFQPTVVNYLNESTESQLIQMKKMELVDPGTWSNNPLGFTVKVTDGTNTFDMRIDNDVNIHGTSAPVGKFDLTGLGSQFDAINPFLEGYQIQPRYLADIKLIVDANNLDNESVKIYPNPVENLIYFNKNALLGNEASIYNAQGKLIQNLKIQNPLKLDLSPGVYFMSIAGEKTSRIRFIKL; encoded by the coding sequence ATGAAACGGATCATGCTGGTACTGTCCTTAATAAGTATGTTAACGCTGGCAAATAGTCAGATCGTAATTAACGAAATCATGTTTAACCCCCCTGAAAGCGGGACGGATAATTTAGAATATATAGAATTTTATAATGCTGGAAACCAGGCTGTAAATCTAAAGGATTATTCTATCAAAGATGCAGTTGTCATAACTTTTCCTGACACCACAATGGCTCCAAATGCATATTTTATTATTTGTGTAAATTCCTTAAAATTTGATTCTGTTTTTGGATTCCCTGCCCTTGAATGGACCAGTGGGGGCCTAAGGAATACGGATGAAGTAATTACTTTACTGGATGCAAATCAAAATCCTGTAGATAGTGTTCATTATTTTGGTTCATGGAATACAAATGCAAATGGCAATGGAGCCAGCTTGGAATTGTGCCGTGCCAACATAGATAATAATCTAGAAAACTATTGGGGTGCTTCAAAAAATGCTGTTGGAGTTGAGATTAATGGCAAATTTCTGTTTGCAAGTCCTAATGCTGTAAATAGTGTTTCTTGTGCAGATTACACAATCAATGCATCTGATTTTAAATTTGATCCGGATACTATAGAAATATTTGTTGGTGAAAAAGTGGAATGGCTCAATAAAGGTGGACACCATAATATAAATGGAAGTAAATCGGTATTTACTGCAAACCCTGAATCTTTTGGAAACGGATTGCCTTCTACTGCTTTATGGTCATACATTTATAAGTTTAATCAACCAGGCATTTATAATTATCAATGTGATGTACATGCATCAAATGGAATGAAAGGTACCGTTAAAGTTAAAATTAAGGATGACCTTTATCCCTCATTGCCAATTGGAATAATAAGTTCTACTGATTTTAATGGCTTAGCAGATAGTCTAAATAGAAGATACAGTTTGGAAGGGGTTGTTTATGGAGTTAACTTGCGTCCAATTGGTTTGCAATTTACTTTGATTGACCAATTCAATGATGGGATTGCGGTTTTTTTAAGTTCTGGAAATTTAGCTTACACCGTTACAGAAGGGGATTTGATTCGTATTAAGGGTCTTATAAGCCAATTTAATGGTCTTATTCAAATGATACCGGATAGCATCACAAAACTATCAGTTGGAAATTCACTTTTTCAACCCACAGTTGTAAATTATTTAAATGAATCAACTGAATCGCAGTTAATCCAAATGAAAAAAATGGAATTAGTTGATCCAGGTACCTGGTCAAATAATCCGCTAGGTTTTACAGTAAAAGTTACCGATGGTACAAATACCTTTGATATGCGCATAGACAATGATGTTAACATCCATGGGACTTCAGCTCCGGTCGGCAAATTTGATTTAACCGGATTGGGTTCCCAATTTGACGCAATCAATCCTTTTCTTGAAGGCTATCAAATTCAACCCAGATATTTAGCTGATATTAAATTAATTGTTGACGCAAATAATCTAGACAACGAATCCGTAAAGATTTATCCTAATCCAGTGGAGAATTTAATTTATTTTAATAAGAATGCTCTTTTAGGAAATGAAGCTTCTATTTACAATGCTCAGGGTAAATTGATACAAAATTTAAAAATTCAGAATCCATTAAAACTAGATCTTTCTCCGGGAGTTTATTTTATGAGTATAGCTGGTGAAAAAACTTCGCGTATTCGTTTTATAAAATTATAA
- a CDS encoding patatin-like phospholipase family protein — protein sequence MRIGLCLSGGGARGIYHIGALQFIKEAGIELAIISGCSAGALVGVLFSGGVSPETLLNLSIKTKWFNFLRPALPNKGLMDLNYLEQILTQNLYNDTFESLSIPVKVIATNLIAGKLKIFEEGSVIKPVLASCSVPLLFKPVEIENELYLDGGILMNFPASVIRDHCDILIGVSLMPVQIVKADEINNSFKLLTRVLELSVQNNSKLQMGYCDILIESPKISQYSKFDLNTAEDLYKLGYQAAREALEAKFNSL from the coding sequence ATGCGGATTGGCCTTTGCCTCTCCGGCGGTGGAGCGAGGGGGATTTATCATATTGGTGCCCTCCAATTTATTAAAGAAGCCGGCATTGAATTAGCTATTATATCGGGATGCAGTGCGGGCGCTTTGGTTGGCGTCCTATTCTCTGGTGGCGTTTCCCCTGAGACCTTACTTAATTTATCGATTAAAACAAAATGGTTTAATTTTCTGCGTCCGGCATTGCCAAATAAAGGGTTAATGGATTTAAATTATTTAGAGCAAATTTTAACACAAAACCTATACAACGATACATTTGAAAGTCTGTCAATTCCTGTAAAAGTTATCGCCACAAATTTAATTGCTGGTAAGCTTAAAATTTTCGAAGAAGGTTCTGTGATAAAACCAGTTCTCGCATCTTGTAGCGTACCGCTTCTATTTAAACCCGTTGAAATAGAAAATGAACTGTACCTTGATGGTGGCATATTGATGAATTTTCCAGCATCAGTAATTCGTGATCACTGTGATATATTAATTGGAGTGAGTTTAATGCCTGTCCAAATCGTCAAAGCAGATGAAATTAATAACAGCTTTAAACTATTGACCAGAGTGCTTGAATTATCAGTTCAAAATAATTCAAAATTACAAATGGGGTATTGCGATATTTTGATTGAGTCTCCCAAAATAAGTCAATATTCTAAATTTGACTTAAACACAGCCGAAGATTTGTATAAATTAGGATACCAAGCAGCGAGAGAAGCACTTGAAGCAAAATTTAATTCCCTTTAA
- a CDS encoding phosphoribosyltransferase, with product MIILNQEQIKQKIKRMAIEIYERHSDEKKLFLAGINTKGYEIAKLLSLQISELSPIQCELLHIHLNPAQPTEHPISLNVDSSLLRNKSVIITDDVANTGRTLFYSFKTIMDIVPKKLEVAVLIERTHKGFPIHVDFVGMKLATTLKDNIEVALDSANDWKVSLN from the coding sequence ATGATAATTCTAAATCAGGAACAAATTAAACAAAAAATCAAACGAATGGCCATAGAAATTTATGAACGGCATTCTGATGAAAAGAAATTATTCCTGGCTGGTATCAATACCAAAGGGTATGAAATAGCCAAACTCTTGAGCTTGCAAATCAGTGAGTTATCTCCAATTCAATGCGAATTACTTCATATACACCTTAACCCGGCCCAGCCTACCGAGCACCCGATCAGCCTAAACGTTGATTCCTCGTTGCTTCGAAACAAATCTGTTATAATTACGGACGATGTTGCAAACACAGGGAGGACCCTGTTTTATTCTTTTAAAACGATCATGGATATCGTCCCAAAGAAATTGGAAGTAGCGGTATTGATCGAACGTACTCATAAAGGGTTTCCGATCCATGTAGATTTTGTAGGAATGAAATTGGCTACTACCTTGAAAGATAATATTGAAGTGGCACTGGATTCTGCCAATGATTGGAAGGTTAGCCTAAATTAA
- a CDS encoding deoxyribodipyrimidine photo-lyase, giving the protein MNYAAFWFRRDLRLQDNHGLSKALNSGFPVIPIFIFDETILSKLSNTSDARVSFIYKQIKSLKQELQALGSDLLVFYGTPDHIWNILFEAYPIKQLFYNRDYESYALQRDARIHELAQSKNVQCFSYKDQVLFEKDECLKEDGSPYTVFTAYKNKILKQIELVGPDKLFTPHDCNDPSGFWTCAPNPMLSFGEIGFTPTTIQFPDQQTKQSLINNYAEKRDFPYENATSQLGIHFRFGTISIRQKAKAAYALSPIYFSELLWRDFYSMILQAFPYVEFSCFKPAYNRIEWENNEQLFKAWCEGKTGYPMVDAGMRQLNQTGFMHNRLRMITASFLVKHLLIDWRWGETYFAEKLLDFDLASNNGGWQWAAGCGTDAAPYFRIFNPELQQQRFDPDFKFIKKWVPEFTKQKYLPPIVNHQDARTKCLSKFSVVSEK; this is encoded by the coding sequence ATGAATTATGCGGCATTTTGGTTTCGCAGGGATTTGCGGTTACAGGACAATCATGGCCTTTCTAAAGCTCTAAACAGTGGTTTTCCTGTAATTCCCATTTTCATATTTGATGAGACTATTTTATCAAAATTGAGTAATACATCAGATGCCCGTGTATCGTTTATATACAAGCAAATCAAGTCTTTAAAGCAGGAATTACAGGCATTGGGTTCCGATCTTTTGGTATTTTATGGAACGCCGGATCATATATGGAATATCCTGTTTGAAGCCTATCCCATCAAACAATTATTCTATAACAGAGACTATGAATCTTATGCATTGCAACGCGATGCACGCATACATGAATTAGCACAAAGTAAAAATGTGCAATGTTTTAGTTACAAAGACCAGGTGCTATTTGAAAAAGACGAATGCCTTAAAGAAGATGGGAGCCCCTATACCGTTTTTACTGCATATAAAAATAAAATACTCAAGCAGATTGAGTTAGTGGGTCCTGACAAGCTATTTACACCGCATGATTGCAACGATCCTTCTGGTTTTTGGACCTGTGCACCAAATCCAATGCTTTCATTTGGAGAAATCGGTTTTACACCAACAACAATCCAATTTCCGGATCAGCAGACGAAGCAATCCTTAATTAATAACTATGCCGAGAAACGCGATTTTCCATATGAAAATGCTACATCCCAACTTGGCATTCATTTTAGATTTGGTACAATCAGTATTAGGCAAAAAGCAAAAGCAGCGTATGCATTAAGTCCGATCTATTTCAGTGAATTACTCTGGAGAGATTTTTATTCTATGATCTTACAGGCATTTCCCTATGTAGAATTTTCTTGTTTTAAACCGGCATACAACCGCATTGAATGGGAAAACAATGAGCAGTTATTTAAAGCCTGGTGTGAAGGCAAAACCGGATATCCTATGGTAGATGCCGGAATGCGACAACTCAATCAAACCGGATTTATGCACAATCGTTTGAGAATGATTACAGCGAGTTTTTTAGTAAAACATTTGCTGATCGACTGGCGTTGGGGAGAGACCTACTTTGCAGAAAAATTACTGGACTTTGATCTGGCCAGTAACAACGGAGGCTGGCAATGGGCTGCAGGTTGTGGCACCGATGCTGCGCCTTATTTTCGAATCTTTAATCCCGAACTACAACAACAGCGATTTGATCCGGATTTTAAATTTATTAAAAAATGGGTTCCGGAATTTACAAAGCAAAAATACCTTCCTCCAATAGTAAATCATCAGGATGCCAGAACAAAGTGTCTTTCTAAATTTAGTGTAGTTTCAGAAAAATAA
- a CDS encoding (Fe-S)-binding protein: MKIPILSELHAEGKKPEILFWVGCAGNYDARAQKITRAFCEILNNIGQSYAILGEEEKCTGDPARRAGNELLFQMLAQQNIETLTNYGIQKIVCTCPHCFNTLKNEYPALGGKFDVIHYSEFLDLLIKENRIVIQEQEGQKITYHDSCYLGRINGVYQAPRSIINSLKHELVEMKRAKQNGLCCGAGGAQMFKEEEHGVKRINTERAEEVINTNSHVVVANCPFCITMLQDGIKEKNAQDQVMVYDLAELILQNQKQQ, translated from the coding sequence ATGAAAATACCAATACTTAGCGAATTGCATGCAGAAGGTAAAAAACCGGAAATTCTATTTTGGGTTGGTTGTGCGGGAAATTATGATGCCAGGGCTCAAAAAATTACACGGGCATTTTGTGAAATCCTAAATAATATCGGTCAGTCCTATGCCATTTTGGGAGAAGAAGAAAAATGTACAGGGGACCCAGCCCGAAGAGCAGGAAATGAATTGTTGTTCCAAATGCTCGCGCAACAAAATATTGAGACGCTAACAAATTATGGTATTCAAAAGATTGTGTGCACGTGCCCACATTGTTTTAATACTTTAAAAAATGAATACCCCGCTTTGGGAGGCAAATTTGATGTGATCCATTATTCAGAGTTTTTAGATTTGTTAATTAAAGAAAATAGAATTGTGATACAAGAACAGGAAGGTCAAAAAATTACCTACCACGATTCTTGTTATTTAGGAAGGATTAATGGTGTCTATCAGGCTCCAAGATCTATAATCAATTCGTTGAAACACGAGTTGGTAGAAATGAAACGGGCAAAGCAAAATGGTCTTTGCTGCGGGGCAGGAGGTGCTCAAATGTTTAAAGAAGAAGAACATGGAGTTAAACGGATAAATACCGAACGGGCTGAAGAAGTTATCAATACCAATTCGCACGTTGTCGTAGCCAATTGTCCGTTTTGCATCACCATGCTTCAGGATGGTATTAAAGAAAAAAATGCACAGGATCAAGTAATGGTTTACGATCTTGCAGAACTTATACTCCAAAATCAAAAGCAACAATGA
- a CDS encoding (Fe-S)-binding protein, with protein MIHSIVFILITTAILRFSWKRYAQVYQAILLGKPNWPEGSALVRFKNMLLFALGQRKMFTKPVSGIFHFFIYTAFLLTQVEFLEIFTDGLFGKHRLFANKIGFLYPVAINTIEILSLLALIATAVFLIRRNILKISRFHKPELKGWPFADANIILLGEIILVLSIFMMNGADQYLQQLKPESYHSTGTFFLSASTTMPLFSGLSADWIIFTERFFWWTHYLVVLGFIAYLPYSKHLHIFLAFPSSYYADLNPRGEIQNIPYIQNEVKGMLGLENDPSMEAPNHFGAQDVNELSQQILLQAFSCTECGRCTAVCPANMTGKKLSPRKIVMDIRDRAEELVQTKAFKRMEDGTTIEITDGLSLYDKISKEELYACTTCNACVEACPVLINPLKPILELRRYDILMNSGGPSEWLPMFNSLENNQAVWALSENRTNWITN; from the coding sequence ATGATTCACAGCATTGTCTTTATTCTTATTACAACTGCAATTCTGCGGTTTTCGTGGAAACGATATGCCCAGGTATATCAGGCCATTCTGCTAGGGAAACCCAATTGGCCTGAAGGATCTGCGCTGGTTAGATTTAAAAATATGCTCTTATTTGCTTTGGGACAGCGTAAAATGTTTACAAAACCTGTATCAGGTATCTTTCATTTTTTTATTTATACGGCGTTTTTATTAACCCAAGTTGAATTTCTTGAAATTTTTACGGATGGCTTGTTTGGAAAACATCGCTTGTTTGCCAATAAAATTGGATTTTTATACCCGGTAGCCATAAATACCATCGAAATCTTATCGCTCTTAGCCTTAATTGCAACAGCGGTATTTTTGATACGAAGAAATATCCTGAAAATTAGCCGTTTTCATAAACCTGAGCTGAAAGGCTGGCCTTTTGCTGATGCCAACATTATTTTACTAGGTGAAATTATACTCGTTCTAAGTATTTTTATGATGAATGGCGCTGATCAATATTTGCAACAACTAAAACCAGAATCTTACCATTCCACCGGAACATTTTTTCTTTCTGCTTCCACTACCATGCCTCTTTTTAGTGGTTTATCAGCGGACTGGATCATCTTTACGGAGCGTTTCTTTTGGTGGACGCATTATCTGGTTGTTCTTGGTTTTATTGCCTATTTGCCCTATTCCAAACATTTACACATTTTTCTTGCATTCCCATCAAGCTATTATGCTGATTTAAATCCCAGAGGTGAAATTCAAAACATCCCATATATCCAAAATGAAGTCAAGGGGATGCTCGGATTGGAAAATGATCCATCCATGGAAGCACCGAATCATTTTGGGGCGCAAGATGTCAATGAATTATCTCAACAAATTTTATTGCAAGCTTTTTCATGCACAGAATGTGGGCGTTGTACAGCCGTTTGTCCGGCAAACATGACCGGTAAAAAATTGAGTCCACGAAAAATTGTGATGGATATTCGAGATCGGGCTGAGGAACTTGTTCAGACCAAAGCATTTAAAAGAATGGAGGATGGGACAACAATTGAGATTACAGATGGCCTTTCTCTTTACGATAAAATATCAAAGGAAGAATTGTATGCATGCACGACTTGCAATGCCTGTGTGGAGGCTTGTCCTGTTCTTATAAATCCTTTGAAACCCATATTGGAATTGCGCCGTTATGATATATTAATGAACAGTGGGGGACCTTCTGAGTGGCTTCCTATGTTTAATAGTTTAGAAAACAATCAAGCAGTTTGGGCACTATCTGAAAACCGTACAAACTGGATAACAAATTGA
- a CDS encoding TonB-dependent receptor: MKRSTTKSVFIVLCILTVKLLCTNSMFAQGTTNAQILGTVTDAKGEPLIAASVQVTHLPSGSIYGVYTREDGRYNIPSLRVGGPYKITITYVGYKNLEEEGVFLSLGQNLRYNAQLIEEAVVLGEVLVTAKTNDILNSERTGAATNIKREALEALPSLGRNLNDFIRLTPQSRVSSVSTTTAPGTSFLGNDSRFNNLSLDGSIFNNSFGLASTPGGQSNATPVGLDAIEEVQVNLGAYDVRLSGFTGAGVNAVTKSGSNKFSGTAYYNLRNQNFVGNKADTFNVTVLDFDVKQFGASLGGAIVKNKLFFFVNAEGERREDPLQYRAQRPGESVGGSITRVKSTTMDSLRQFLIDKYNYDPGVYDGYALQTYSNKLLGKIDYNINKSNKLSFRYNYLRSYRDVLASGSGAAGFRNGNLNNLNFKNTNYIINNDIHSGIIELNTLFGSKASNQVQIGFTANRDFRESPGSVFPLVDIREGNITYTSFGYEPFTPNNRLDANTIQIQDNITWYLNGHTVTAGFNFESFDFENTFTPTWYGKYTFASLNDFYKSANGETVTLPNYELGFSILPGGQLPIDKITIKQPGIYFQDNVSSLNDRLNVTFGFRLDRPHYYSGSAYRNQLAATYNFKDADGEIIQFETNVLPKSRTLFSPRMGFNYDVMGNRKLQFRGGIGVFTGRVPFVWISNQIGNNGVTKNSINSNNTNKYPFSDEVDKYVPDNPSAAPNFNLAVTDKNFKLPQLARFNLAVDYSLPWDFVASVEAIYSKTINNVTYVNANQVEPKVNLSGADSRPLFPGGNSNRLYANVSDAILLKNTSEGFAYSLCPKLERQFKNGLYAMAAYNFSEAKDIMTAGSIAFSSWRDQVTVNGNNLPNLAYSDFDQRHRFIAALSYKKSYLKSISSQISIFMQSSNQSRFNLVTAGDLNNDGQSANDLMYVPNEGSEIHFKDAATEQEQRDAFMKFVNNNEELSKYKGKYYERNGGILPFLTTVDLSFIQEFGLTVGQNKNRIQIRADIQNFLNLIDPSLGVGDQLISSSPLKFESRDAANIPYYTFTKVNGKYPEKLIVKRASLADVYQIQLGIRYIFN; this comes from the coding sequence ATGAAACGAAGTACAACAAAGTCTGTATTCATTGTTTTGTGCATTTTAACAGTGAAGCTTCTCTGTACAAATTCTATGTTTGCACAGGGCACAACAAATGCTCAGATTTTAGGAACGGTCACAGATGCTAAAGGCGAGCCTTTAATAGCGGCAAGTGTTCAAGTTACACATCTTCCCTCTGGTTCAATTTATGGCGTTTATACGCGAGAAGATGGGCGTTATAACATTCCGAGTTTAAGAGTTGGAGGTCCTTATAAAATAACGATCACCTATGTCGGATATAAAAACCTGGAAGAAGAAGGTGTTTTTCTTTCATTAGGCCAGAATCTTAGATACAATGCTCAATTGATAGAAGAAGCCGTTGTTTTAGGTGAAGTTTTGGTCACTGCTAAAACCAACGACATTTTAAATTCAGAGCGAACAGGAGCTGCTACTAATATTAAAAGAGAAGCCTTGGAGGCATTGCCATCTTTAGGAAGAAATTTAAATGATTTCATTCGATTAACTCCTCAAAGTCGGGTTTCTTCCGTTTCAACAACTACTGCACCTGGTACCTCATTTTTAGGGAATGACAGCCGTTTCAATAATTTAAGTCTGGATGGTTCGATTTTTAACAATAGTTTTGGTTTAGCATCAACTCCGGGAGGGCAATCCAATGCAACTCCAGTCGGTTTGGACGCCATCGAAGAAGTACAAGTGAATTTAGGAGCTTATGATGTGCGTCTGTCTGGTTTTACTGGAGCAGGCGTAAATGCTGTTACAAAATCTGGTTCCAATAAATTTTCTGGAACAGCCTATTACAATTTAAGAAATCAAAATTTTGTAGGAAATAAAGCAGACACATTTAATGTAACGGTATTAGATTTTGATGTCAAACAGTTTGGTGCCAGTTTAGGTGGTGCAATCGTTAAAAACAAATTGTTCTTTTTTGTTAATGCCGAAGGAGAACGTAGAGAAGATCCATTGCAGTACCGCGCACAAAGGCCGGGTGAATCCGTTGGAGGCTCTATTACAAGAGTAAAATCAACAACGATGGATAGTCTGCGTCAATTCCTGATCGATAAGTACAACTACGATCCAGGAGTTTATGATGGGTATGCATTGCAAACATATAGCAACAAGTTATTGGGAAAAATAGATTATAATATCAATAAATCCAATAAGTTAAGTTTTAGATACAATTATTTAAGATCGTATCGTGATGTATTGGCAAGTGGTTCTGGTGCAGCGGGATTCAGAAATGGAAATTTAAACAATTTGAATTTTAAAAATACCAATTATATTATTAATAATGATATTCATTCAGGTATTATAGAATTAAATACCTTGTTTGGTTCAAAAGCATCCAATCAGGTTCAAATTGGATTTACTGCAAATCGGGATTTTAGAGAGAGTCCGGGCTCTGTATTTCCATTGGTAGATATCCGTGAAGGAAATATCACCTATACTTCGTTTGGGTATGAACCATTTACACCCAATAACAGGTTAGATGCAAATACCATACAAATTCAAGACAATATTACCTGGTATTTGAATGGCCACACGGTTACAGCAGGATTTAATTTTGAATCATTTGATTTTGAGAATACATTTACTCCCACCTGGTATGGAAAATATACGTTTGCAAGTTTGAATGATTTTTACAAATCAGCAAATGGCGAAACAGTGACTTTGCCAAATTATGAGTTGGGCTTTTCAATTTTGCCAGGGGGGCAACTACCAATTGATAAAATTACCATTAAACAGCCAGGTATTTATTTCCAGGATAATGTTTCATCTTTAAATGACCGGTTGAACGTAACTTTTGGATTTCGTTTAGACAGACCTCATTATTATTCTGGATCAGCATACCGAAATCAATTAGCAGCTACTTATAATTTTAAAGACGCTGATGGAGAAATAATTCAATTTGAAACGAATGTTTTGCCTAAATCAAGAACGTTATTCTCTCCAAGAATGGGCTTTAATTACGATGTAATGGGGAATAGGAAGTTGCAATTTAGGGGAGGTATTGGCGTGTTTACAGGACGTGTTCCTTTTGTGTGGATTTCAAATCAAATAGGAAATAATGGAGTGACTAAAAACTCAATTAATTCTAACAATACAAATAAATATCCTTTTTCAGATGAAGTGGATAAATACGTTCCTGACAACCCATCAGCTGCACCTAATTTTAATTTAGCGGTTACAGATAAGAATTTCAAATTGCCACAATTAGCTCGGTTCAACCTGGCTGTTGATTATTCATTGCCTTGGGATTTTGTTGCCAGCGTGGAAGCAATTTACAGTAAAACGATTAACAATGTGACTTATGTAAATGCAAATCAGGTAGAGCCAAAAGTGAATTTAAGTGGTGCTGACAGCAGACCTCTATTTCCAGGTGGAAATTCAAACAGATTGTATGCAAATGTATCTGATGCCATATTGCTGAAAAATACTTCTGAAGGGTTTGCTTATAGCTTATGCCCTAAATTAGAAAGACAATTTAAAAATGGGCTTTATGCAATGGCAGCCTATAATTTTTCAGAGGCAAAAGACATTATGACTGCAGGCTCTATTGCATTTAGTTCCTGGCGTGATCAAGTTACCGTAAATGGCAATAATTTGCCTAATTTAGCCTATTCCGATTTTGATCAAAGACACCGTTTTATTGCTGCATTGTCTTATAAAAAATCATACTTGAAGTCTATTTCTTCTCAGATTTCAATATTTATGCAATCGAGCAACCAATCTCGCTTTAATTTAGTGACTGCGGGTGATTTAAATAACGATGGACAATCAGCTAATGACTTGATGTATGTTCCAAATGAAGGAAGTGAAATTCACTTTAAAGACGCTGCGACAGAACAAGAGCAACGGGATGCATTTATGAAATTTGTTAACAATAATGAAGAATTGTCTAAGTACAAAGGAAAATATTATGAGCGCAATGGAGGTATTTTACCTTTTCTAACCACTGTGGATTTATCATTCATTCAGGAATTTGGGTTGACTGTTGGACAAAACAAGAATAGAATCCAGATTCGGGCAGACATCCAAAATTTCTTGAATTTAATTGATCCTTCATTAGGAGTTGGGGATCAACTGATTTCGTCTTCCCCTTTGAAGTTTGAAAGTAGGGATGCAGCCAATATTCCATATTACACATTCACTAAAGTAAATGGAAAGTATCCGGAAAAATTAATTGTTAAAAGAGCAAGTTTGGCCGATGTATATCAAATCCAACTAGGAATTCGGTATATATTCAATTAA